In Uranotaenia lowii strain MFRU-FL chromosome 2, ASM2978415v1, whole genome shotgun sequence, one genomic interval encodes:
- the LOC129741478 gene encoding uncharacterized protein LOC129741478 — MRTLLTCSILLFFCSPQVTGQVDLTDTVQFFIFDSQQNGLIPVSTDDGVFNQNGCNPKNNFTVVVHGWKESAKKAWVLPMLANFSSHRGGCVLFMQYGRASDADSYFSVMMPNFERLSNMLVQFLRRLLSLGFASENGFLFGFSFGGQMVLDAGRKLGNQKLARVDACEPAGPGFDSNLTYGSLEKKSSAKAVQCIFTSLVFSTVNRNCHINWQMGICGISQPAARVAPESDHGLCPYFYNSAFDNKFVPMKKPIYCPSTKAVGSWPQTFRMGYFCDVGSGATGDYYATTLKYYPYV, encoded by the exons ATGCGGACATTATTAACGTGCtctattttactatttttctgtTCACCTCAGGTGACCGGGCAAGTTGATTTGACGGATACGGTGCAGTTTTTCATCTTCGACAG tcaaCAGAATGGTTTGATTCCCGTATCGACTGATGATGgcgttttcaatcaaaatggtTGCAACCCAAAGAACAACTTTACAGTGGTTGTTCACGGATGGAAGGAAAGTGCCAAGAAAGCCTGGGTTCTACCAATGTTAGCAAATTTTTCCAGTCACCGAGGAGGGTGTGTGCTTTTTATGCAATACGGCCGTGCCTCTGATGCAGATTCATACTTTTCTGTGATGATGCCAAACTTTGAGAGGCTTTCCAATATGTTGGTGCAATTCCTTCGCCGTTTGCTATCACTGGGGTTTGCTTCAGAGAATGGGTTCCTGTTTGGATTTAGCTTCGGAGGACAAATGGTTCTGGATGCTGGTCGAAAATTGGGAAATCAGAAGCTAGCCAGAGTTGATG cctGTGAACCGGCTGGGCCAGGATTCGACTCGAATCTCACCTATGGCAGTTTGGAGAAGAAAAGTTCGGCCAAGGCGGTACAATGTATCTTCACCAGTCTTGTTTTTAGCACAGTCAACAGGAACTGTCACATCAACTGGCAGATGGGAATTTGCGGCATCAGTCAGCCGGCGGCAAGGGTTGCTCCGGAGTCAGATCATGGATTATGTCCGTATTTCTACAACAGTGCATTCGATAATAAATTTGTTCCAATGAAGAAGCCAATCTATTGCCCTTCTACGAAGGCTGTCGGCTCATGGCCCCAAACTTTTAGAATGGGATATTTTTGTGACGTTGGAAG cggaGCAACGGGTGATTATTATGCAACGACGTTAAAATATTATCCttatgtttga
- the LOC129741665 gene encoding uncharacterized protein LOC129741665: MNLQLYTALNQYGCMPGNNFTIAVHGWMESAQNQWVQPMLANFSKYRRGCVMFMQYGHGPTYESYFSVLLPNFDGLANLLVQFLRRLETLGFDAGNGLLFGFSFGGQLVLEAGRRLGTQKLGRIDVCEPAGPGFDDNGTYSAAILKNSAKKVQCIYTGLMFSSLNRNCHVNWKMGFCGISQPASGAVLSDHNICPYFYNSAFENRFPAMAKPLYCLSTKAAISWPQNFRMGFFCDVNSGATGDFYAKTSSVFPYN; the protein is encoded by the exons ACACCGCACTCAATCAGTACGGTTGTATGCCAGGGAACAATTTCACCATTGCAGTGCACGGCTGGATGGAAAGCGCCCAAAACCAGTGGGTTCAGCCAATGCTGGCCAATTTTTCCAAGTATCGCAGGGGATGCGTTATGTTCATGCAATACGGCCATGGTCCCACCTACGAGTCATATTTTTCGGTACTTTTGCCCAACTTCGACGGGTTGGCGAACCTTTTGGTACAATTCCTGCGACGTTTGGAAACACTTGGATTCGATGCCGGAAATGGTTTACTGTTTGGGTTCAGTTTCGGTGGCCAATTGGTGCTGGAAGCCGGTCGAAGATTGGGGACGCAAAAATTGGGAAGGATAGATG TTTGTGAACCAGCTGGACCTGGCTTCGATGATAACGGCACATATTCTGCtgcgattttaaaaaattctgccaAGAAGGTACAATGTATCTACACAGGACTTATGTTTAGTTCCCTCAATAGGAATTGTCACGTCAATTGGAAAATGGGATTCTGCGGCATCAGTCAACCGGCATCTGGAGCCGTTCTATCGGATCACAACATTTGTCCCTATTTTTATAACAGCGCCTTCGAGAATCGATTCCCGGCAATGGCAAAGCCACTGTACTGTCTGTCGACCAAGGCTGCAATTTCCTGGCCCCAGAACTTCAGAATGGGATTCTTCTGTGACGTGAACAG tggagCAACCGGAGACTTCTATGCAAAGACATCGAGTGTTTTTCCTTATAATTAA